The Pseudomonas rhizosphaerae genomic sequence CTGGGCTCACCGGCGCTTCAAGTCACGACCGGCCGGTGCCCCCAAACTCTATGACAAGCGCTGAGCGGGGCGAGGCAGAGGTATTTCCGCCCGCCCTCACAGTGACCCGCAACGCGGTTCCTGTGGGAGCGGGTTCTACCCGCGAACAGGCCCGTCGCAGATGCACCTACTCGGCGATCTGCAGCTTGCGCGCCTCGGTGTAGACGTAGCGCACCTTCTCGTATTCGAACGGCGAGTTCATCTGGCCGTAGCGAAAGCTGTTGCTGTAGCGCCGGTCCACGGCCCGCAACGCCCACAACTCCGGATGATTGCTGCTCACCTCGGATACGTTGAGGAAGTTGATCTGGTTCTCGACGGCGAAGTCGAACACCAGGCCGGTGGTGTCGCGCAGGTTCGACGGCCCCAGGATCGGCAGCACCAGGTAGGCGCCGTTCGGTACACCGTAGAAGCCCAGTGTCTGGCCGAAGTCCTCGGATTGCTTCTGCAACCCGAACCAGGTCGCCGGATCCCACAGCCCTGCAACGCCCAGCGTCGTGTTCACCAGCAGCCGTCCCGAGGTGTCCAGGGCGCGCTTGCCCTTGAACTGCAGCAGGCTGTTGACCAGGCTCGGCACTTCACCCAGGTTGCTGAAGAAGTTGCTGACGCCGGTGCGCAGGAACGACGGCGTGATGTAGGTATAGCCATTGACCACCGGCAGGAACACCCACTCGTCGAAGCGGTAGTTGAAGTGGTAGAGGCGCCGGTTCATGTTCTCCAGCGGGTCGTAGACGTTCAGCGCGGTCAGGGTGGAGCGTTCGAACTCGCGCTGGTCCAGGCCAGGGTTGAATTTGAGGACCTGCAACGGTTGCTTGAAGCCGTCGCTGTCGACCTTCTGTACGGTGCTCTCGTCGGCCTGGGCAAGGCCTGCGCAGAGCAGCGCTGCCATCAGCAGGGATGTTCTAGCCACGGAAGAACTCCAGCATAGCGTCGCTGTTGACGCGGTAATTGAGGTTGCCGCAATGGCCGCCATAAGGGTAAACGGTCAGGCGATCGCCAAAGGTCTTGCGCAGGAAGCCCAGGTCGCCAGGGCCCAGAATCACATCGTCGGCGTTGTGCATGACGCTGATCTTGGTGCTGTTTTGCAGGTAGTCCTTGATGCCGTACAGGCTGACTTGATCCACCAGTTGCAACAGGCTGCCGCCATCGGTACGGGCACGCCACATCGGAATCACCTGCTCGGTCAGGTAGCAGTCGAAGTCGCACTGCAAGGCCCGGCGCAGGAACGGCGTGAGGCTGGTGCCTTCACTGATTGGAAACTTGGGCGGCGTGATCAGCCCGCGGCGGTTGATCAAGTCGGACGTAAACGCGATGTCAGCGGCCGAGAAGCGGAACGAGGTGCCGATCAGCATCGCCATCTGTTCATTCGACAGATGCTGCTTGGACTGCTGGAAATCGTAGAGCAGGGCGTCATTGAGGTCGATGTAGCCCTTCTGCTGGAAGTAGCGCGTCAGCTTGTTGAGCACCAGCTCGTAGAACGTCGTGCTGTTGTTGATGCCCTTGACCTGAGTCTGCACCAGCTTGTCGAGGTTGGTGATCGAGGTATAGAGATTGACCGGCGGGTTGAGCAGCAGCACTTTCTTGAAGTTGAAACTGCGGCGAGTTTCATCCAGTTGGCTGACGAACGCCGCGTCCAGGGCGCCCAGGCTGTAGCCGGTCAGATAGAATTCGGTGATCGGCAGCTTTGGATGCTGGGCACGCACGCCCTGCATCACCCGGTACAGGTCTTCGGCATCTTCGCGGGTCACGCCCGGCGTGGCGAAGCGCGAGGCGGCGCTGATGAAGTCGAAACTGGTGGGCGATGACAGCTGCACCACGTGGTAGCCGGCCTGGTAATACAGTTTTTTCAGGTATTCGTTGAGCGAACTGCTATAGGGCGCACCGGTACCGGCGATGAGGAAGATCAGCGGCGCGGCGTGGTCCTGCTGCGCCAGGCGATAACGCAGTTTCTTCACTGCCCAGAAATTGTCCGGCAGGATGAACTCGCGCTCCGGACGCACGTTGAGGCTGTAGTCGGCCTGGTCGATGTCTTCGTCCAGAGGCAGCTTGGGGCGCAACTCCGGCGGCGTCGACGCGATGGTGGCCTCGAACGGGTTGGTGAGCGGATAGCCATAGGTGGCGGGGTCGATATCCTTCGCCAACGCGGACGCACTCATGATGAGGCCGCCAAGCAGGGCAGCGAAGCGCAATGATCGGAGCATGACGGAGTCCCTAGAGGAGAATGCTGTGTTGACGTTCGAGGCTAGGACAAGCGCAATGGTGGCAAGTTGCCAAACCGCTGAGTTTTTAACGCAGTTACTGGTCCTGGGTGGCTGCAAGATACACCGAATCCACGACCCGATGCGCGCACTCCGACCTGTTGCATGGCGCTGCGCGCAGGTTAGCGTCGCTGCTTGCGCTGCCGCCACTGGCGGCTGACCCACCAGCGCCAGTAAAGCATGGTCAGAAAGTAGGCCAGGGCGCCCAGCACCACACCCGTCACCACCGAACCCAGCAGGAACGGCTGCCACAGCGTGGACATCTGGCTCATCACCCAGTCCCAGCTATAGGAGTCGGGCAACTGCCGGGGCGGCTGGCCCAGCAGCCACGACCCCACTTTATAGGTGCAATAGAAAACGGGCGGCATGGTGATCGGGTTGGTCAGCCAGACCAGGCTGACCGCAATAGGCATGTTGCCGCGCACCAGGATCGCCAATGCAGCTGCCAGGAGCATCTGCAAGGGGATCGGCATGAACGCGGCGAACAGGCCCACCGCCATGGCCCGGGCCACCGAATGACGGTTCAGGTGCCAGAGGTTGGCGTCATGCAGGAGGCGCCCCAGAAATCGCAGCGACTTGTGCTCGCGAATTGTCTCGGGGTCCGGCATGTAGCGCTTGAACAGGCGACGCGGCATAGCGGTCTCGCACATATCTGTCTGGATGTGTCCGGCAGTATGCACAGATTCGCCAATGTCCGAGCTCAGACTTTGTGACATTTGATAAGGCGCGACGCCGCACATTTCCCCTTAGCCTTGGCCGGCGGTTTTTCCAGGGAGGAAGGTATGCGCACAGCGACGTTGGCGCTGGCAATGGGGATGGTGTGTCTGCGCGGGCTGCCGGCATTGCCGTCATTGGGCTGGCTGATGGCGATGGCTGCAGGAGCAGCGCTGTTGCTGGCCGTGCGCCGCTGGCACTGCGGGCTGTTCCTGCTGGGCCTGTGCTGGGCCTGCCTGCATGCTCATTGGGCGACGAACGAACAGCTGGCGCCTGCGCTCGACGGGCAGACCCTGTGGCTGGAAGGGGAGGTGGTGGGGCTGCCGGCGGCCAACGGCAGCACGGTACGCTTCGAACTGGCCGACGCCTGGTCGCGTCGCGCGCAGTTGCCGTCCCATCTGCGCCTGGCCTGGTATGGCGGTCCGCCGGTGGCCAGTGGCGAACGCTGGCGCCTGGCCGTGAAGCTCAAGCGCCCACGGGCGTTGGTCAACCCCGGCGGATTCGACGCCCAGGCCTGGGCGCTGGCCAAGGGCGTCGGCGCGACCGGCAGCGTGAAGGCCGGCGAGCGGGTCCGCGCCGCGCGCCTGGCCTGGCGTGATGGGCTGCGCCAGCGTCTGCTGGCGGTCGATAGCCAGCAACAAGGCGGTACCCTGGCCGCATTGCTGCTGGGCGACGGTTCGGGTGTGTCGCGCCAGCAATGGGAGGTGCTGCAGGCAACGGGGACCGTGCACTTGCTGGTCATTTCCGGCCAGCATGTCGGCTTGCTGGCCGGCATGCTGTATGGCCTGGTCGCCCTGCTGGCAAGAATCGGCTGCTGGCCCGCCCGTTGGCCGTGGTTGCCCTGCGCCTGTGCACTGGCCTTCGCCGGCGCCCTGGCGTATGGGCTGCTGGCCGGTTTCCAGGTGCCGGTACGCCGGGCCTGCATCATGATCGGCCTGGTGCTGTTGTGGCGTCTGCGCTTTCGCCACCTGGGCGTGTGGTGGCCGCTGCTGCTGGCCTTCACACTGGTGCTGCTGGTCGATCCTCTGGTCAGCCTGCAACCCGGATTCTGGTTGTCGTTCATTGCGGTGGCAGTGTTGCTGCTGACGTTTTCCGGACGTCTGGGCGGTTGGCGATGGTGGCAGGCCTGGACGCGTGCGCAGTGCTGCGTGGCGCTCGGCCTGCTGCCGGTGATGGTCGCCCTGGCCCTGCCGGTCAGTGTCAGCGGGCCGCTGGTCAATCTGCTGGCCGTGCCCTGGATCAGCCTCGTGGTACTGCCTATGGCCATGGCCGGCGCCGTGCTGCTGCCGGTGCCCTGGGTCGGCGAAACCCTGTTGTGGCTGGCCGGCGGTGCTCTGAGCGGTCTGTTTCAGTGGCTGACCTGGACCGCCGAGTGGGGGCCTCCCTGGTTGCCGCCTGGCTTGTCGCCGCACGTGTGGCTGGTGCTGGTCATGGGCATCCTGCTGCTGTTGCTGCCGGCCGGGGTCCCGTTGCGTTGGCTGGGCGTGCTGATGCTCGGGCTGCTGCTGTTCAGCCCGCGCCAGGCACCGCCTGCGGGCCAGGCTGACGTCTGGGTGCTGGATGTCGGCCAGGGGCTGGGCGTGCTGGTACGCACCGCCCACCACCAATTGCTCTACGACACAGGTCCCGGGCTGGGCGAAATCGATGCGGGCGCCAGCGTGGTGGTGCCCAGCCTGGTCGCGTTGGGCGTACGGCGCCTGGATGCGATGATCATCAGTCACGCGCACCTCGACCATTCCGGCGGTGCAGGCACTGTGCTGCGCCGCCTGGCGGTCTCGCAGACGCTGGCCGGGGAGCCGGGTTCGCTCCCCGCTGCGTGGCATGCACAGCCTTGCAAGCCCGGTCGCAGTTGGGAATGGGACGGGGTGAAGTTCGTCCTGTGGCGGTGGCCTTCGGCAGTGCCCGGCAACCCGGCCTCCTGCGTGTTGTGGGTCGAAG encodes the following:
- a CDS encoding DUF2062 domain-containing protein; the protein is MPRRLFKRYMPDPETIREHKSLRFLGRLLHDANLWHLNRHSVARAMAVGLFAAFMPIPLQMLLAAALAILVRGNMPIAVSLVWLTNPITMPPVFYCTYKVGSWLLGQPPRQLPDSYSWDWVMSQMSTLWQPFLLGSVVTGVVLGALAYFLTMLYWRWWVSRQWRQRKQRR
- a CDS encoding DNA internalization-related competence protein ComEC/Rec2 — encoded protein: MRTATLALAMGMVCLRGLPALPSLGWLMAMAAGAALLLAVRRWHCGLFLLGLCWACLHAHWATNEQLAPALDGQTLWLEGEVVGLPAANGSTVRFELADAWSRRAQLPSHLRLAWYGGPPVASGERWRLAVKLKRPRALVNPGGFDAQAWALAKGVGATGSVKAGERVRAARLAWRDGLRQRLLAVDSQQQGGTLAALLLGDGSGVSRQQWEVLQATGTVHLLVISGQHVGLLAGMLYGLVALLARIGCWPARWPWLPCACALAFAGALAYGLLAGFQVPVRRACIMIGLVLLWRLRFRHLGVWWPLLLAFTLVLLVDPLVSLQPGFWLSFIAVAVLLLTFSGRLGGWRWWQAWTRAQCCVALGLLPVMVALALPVSVSGPLVNLLAVPWISLVVLPMAMAGAVLLPVPWVGETLLWLAGGALSGLFQWLTWTAEWGPPWLPPGLSPHVWLVLVMGILLLLLPAGVPLRWLGVLMLGLLLFSPRQAPPAGQADVWVLDVGQGLGVLVRTAHHQLLYDTGPGLGEIDAGASVVVPSLVALGVRRLDAMIISHAHLDHSGGAGTVLRRLAVSQTLAGEPGSLPAAWHAQPCKPGRSWEWDGVKFVLWRWPSAVPGNPASCVLWVEANGERLLLSGDLDAAAEKALLASGLPVQANWLQAPHHGSKTSSSKPFLEAVGPHTALISRGHGNTFGHPHAAVLARYRALGITPHDTAEEGALRVRLGAHQPVDRQRAQRRFWREAPAGL
- a CDS encoding serine/threonine protein kinase; translation: MLRSLRFAALLGGLIMSASALAKDIDPATYGYPLTNPFEATIASTPPELRPKLPLDEDIDQADYSLNVRPEREFILPDNFWAVKKLRYRLAQQDHAAPLIFLIAGTGAPYSSSLNEYLKKLYYQAGYHVVQLSSPTSFDFISAASRFATPGVTREDAEDLYRVMQGVRAQHPKLPITEFYLTGYSLGALDAAFVSQLDETRRSFNFKKVLLLNPPVNLYTSITNLDKLVQTQVKGINNSTTFYELVLNKLTRYFQQKGYIDLNDALLYDFQQSKQHLSNEQMAMLIGTSFRFSAADIAFTSDLINRRGLITPPKFPISEGTSLTPFLRRALQCDFDCYLTEQVIPMWRARTDGGSLLQLVDQVSLYGIKDYLQNSTKISVMHNADDVILGPGDLGFLRKTFGDRLTVYPYGGHCGNLNYRVNSDAMLEFFRG
- a CDS encoding VacJ family lipoprotein yields the protein MARTSLLMAALLCAGLAQADESTVQKVDSDGFKQPLQVLKFNPGLDQREFERSTLTALNVYDPLENMNRRLYHFNYRFDEWVFLPVVNGYTYITPSFLRTGVSNFFSNLGEVPSLVNSLLQFKGKRALDTSGRLLVNTTLGVAGLWDPATWFGLQKQSEDFGQTLGFYGVPNGAYLVLPILGPSNLRDTTGLVFDFAVENQINFLNVSEVSSNHPELWALRAVDRRYSNSFRYGQMNSPFEYEKVRYVYTEARKLQIAE